The genome window CGGGGGAACAGGTGACGGAGGACGAGCACGCGAAGCTCTCCGCGCTCCTGAGGGGGTCGGGCTCATGACCACGCTCGCCGCGCGGCTCGCGCCGCTCCTCCCGGACCGGCTGGTCGCGGCGACCGCCCGGCTCGTCTACCCGCGCTTCGAACCGGAGCTGGCCCGGCTCGACGAGCTGTGCCCGCCCTGGTGCGTTACGGCGGTGGACGTCGGCGGCTGGTACGGCCCCTGGACCCGGCGGCTGGCGGAACGGGCCGAGCGGGTGGTGACCGTCGAGCCGGTGCCCCGGCTGGCCCGGCTGCTCGCCTCCTCGGCCCCGGCCAACGTCCGCGTCGTCCAGGCCGCCGCCTCCGACGAGCCGGGCACCGCCCGCCTGTGGCTGCCGCCCGGCGACGACGGCGGACGGGGGCTGTCCTCCCTGGTCCGCCGGGACATCCACGGCCGGGCGCTGGACGTCGGCCGCGTCGCCCTCGACGGCCTCGGTCTCACCGACGTCGGGTTCATCAAGATCGACGTCGACGGCAACGAGATGGCCGTGCTGCGCGGCGCGTCCGGCATCCTGGCCTGCGACCGCCCGGCCCTCTTCGTCGAGTTGGAGGCCCGTATCCAGCCGATCGCCCCGGTCGTCGACCACCTGGCCGACCTCGGCTACGCCGGCTGGGTGCTGCCCGCCGGGACCTGGATCCCCCTCGTCCCGGCCGCCCTGGAGGCCCACCAGGCCCGTACGTCGCATCTGGCGTCCCAGGGGCTGCTCCGGCGCGTCCTGCCGTTCGCCGGGGCCCGGTACGTCAACTCGGTGCTGTTCCTGCCGGACGGGCGCCGCCCGGGTGAGCCGACGCCGGTGTCCGGCGCCGTACGCGACCATGGACCGCATGTCCTCCGCGAAGCGCCCCGGCCCCGATAGGCCCTCCGGTCCGCACGCCTCGCACTCCAGGTCGCCGATCTTCTATGCGGTGACCGATTCCGGCGTGCCCAGAAACAACCGGTATCGGGAAGGCCGACCAAGACGCCCAGTTCACGGCGGCCGTCCGTGGCCTTCAGAGCTTCACGCTAACGTCCGTCGCTGTCGCGGGTGAAGACGGTCCAGTGCCAAGAGTCCCCGTGGTAGTCGGTGTCGAACTCATCTACCTCGATCCATCCCGCCTTCCATTTCCCTTTGCCGTGGTACTCCGCCCGGCATGAGCACTGGCAGTCGGGGCGTGTTGCGTGCCGACAGGCCCCGTTGCATTTTTCGAACGGGTTGAACTCACGCCCAAGCATGATCACCTGGTTGTAGCGCAGCAGATGCCGAGCCAATTCGAGGAAGTGGCGGGTCGGCACGCTCCAGCAGCCCCGCTTCTCGTTCCACCTGAGGCCATGTGTGCTCGGAAGGAAGCGGCCGATGAAGCGCCGCTGTTCCCCCCGATTCTTACCCGGGAGCCACACATCCGCCGGGCCCGAGCCGGGAAGCATGACGGCCACGTAGCGGCGACCTTCATGCATGGGGAGCAATCTCGGCGCTGGAACCGGGTCGTCGTCGTAGAGGTTCATGGCGCGGCGGGCAACGTCGTGGGTTGTCCGAAGTTGCTGTCGTCGTCGGGTCGCCTTCGCCGCCTGTTCAAGCTGGTAGCGCTCGAACTTCTCGCCCCTCAGCCAGCGAACACGGGTGGACTCGCGGTAGGAGGAAGGACACAAGGAAGAAGAGAAATCCTCCCTCCAATGCGGGATGACGATCCCGCTCCGGAGTTCGACGATCTGACGGCAGTAACCGCATATGGGTGCGGTATTCAAGATTCCCGACCTTCCAGGACGGTGGAAGTGGCCAGCCACCCCCTACTGCCCCCAGATATACCAACGTGGGGCCTGGCATGAAAAGATCCGCCCTCATCGCACTTCGGCCCCGGACTCCTGCCAGTGAAACCACCGTGCAGGATATCGAGAACGATCATGCCCCGGTTTGGCGAGGGCGTTGGCACGGTTCTCGTACTCACGGCGGGCTTTGCGCTGGTCCGAGACCGCCGGGGCGCCCTCCGCCATCGAGAGGCTGGCGGAGGGCGAGGAGTTGGCGGTGCACGGAAGGGGAGGCGCTGACGTGCAGAGGCTAGCCCTGATCGAGCCGCACGGTCACGCCGTAGTCGAGCGCGGCACGCTCGTCAGGCTCCAGTTCAGCGGGCTCGGAGCAAGTCGACGACTGTGATTCGTTCCCTCGTTGGGCTTCCATAGAAGGTCGTCGACCAAGGGTGAGGAACGGCTGCCGACCGGTGTTGCCGGTGGAATTTCTGACTGCCAGAATGGACGGTCCTGGCAGCTCTCCGCCGAGGGCGACACATGGCTGATGACCCACGATCGCCCGCACCGCCATCCGGCTCACCGCCAGAAGGCGACGGCGGACGAAAGCTGCTGCGGCGGCGCGTGAGTGACGCCCGGAACAAGCTCGGGCCCGTCAGCAAGGTGAGGGTGCTCAGCATGGCTGCTGCCGTGGTCGGAGGCGTCATCGCCGTCGCTCACACCCGCACGACCGCAGCTGCGACCGACGACGAGGGCGAGGAGTCCGGCGGCATCCTTGCTGAGGTCGCCCGCATCCTCAACGTAGCCACTGCGGATCAGGACGACAGGTCCAGTCTCTCCAGCCCCCCGTCCCGGCCGCCCTACGTCGGTGGCGTAAGCGGCTACTGGCGCTTCCAGTGCCTCAACCCAGGCAGGCCACGCCACCGGCAATTGCAGGCATGAGCTGCGGTGGGTGGATGACTACACCAAGGGCGCCACGGAAGAAGAGGGCGCCGAGGTCTAGGCCGTTTCTGACGGCTTTTGGTGGGCTGGGTGGATCTGGGGGGTTGCCGGGCAGGACGTTCGTATGGTGCGGCGACACGAGGTCACGGACGCACTGTGGCAGAGGATCGAGTCTCTTCTGCCCGGCAACGGCGGGCCGGGCGGGCAGCGGGAGTGGGCCGTGAACATCAACTCGACCTCCTGCCAGGCGCATCAGCACCCGGCCGGAGCGCCGCGCCAGCACCCGGCCGACCACCCGCAAAAGAGGGCGGTCCCATGAGGAGGCCGATGGGCGCGAGGTGTTGGGGCGCTCACGGGGCGGGCTGACCAGAAAGGTCCATCTGCTCTCCGACTACCGGGTCCGCCCGTTGCTCCAGCCGCGACAACCGCGCCTACCTGCGACGGCGCGGCATCAAAGCCACCCTCGCGCAGCCCGACGACCAGCGGGCCCATTGCAGACGTTCCGGCGGCAGGCCACCAGCCTTCGACAAGACTCAGCACCGTCAACGCAACGCGGTCGAACGGTGCGTGAACAAGTGGAAGCGGTACCGCTGAAGAATCAGCGCCGTGAACCTCTGAAGGTCACAGGCCGTCCTCGACCAGCTCCGGATTTTGACATCCTCCCCCTCTCAAAAGAGGGGGATTCCAACCCGGTTGGGTTGAGGTTCACGGACGCTCGACCCCTTGCGGGGTGTCGTCCCTCCGGCACCGGCTGTCCGCCGGGGGCGGGGGATCCCGCCCTGTCCTGCCGCGATGTTGATACTGGCGTTGGTGTCCGCGTTGCAGGCGAAGCCACAGGAGGAACAGACGAACTCGGCTTGGCTCTTGCGCGAGTTCTTGTCGATCCAACCGCAGGCACTGCACCGCAGGCTGGTGTAGGGAGCGGGAACGTCTACGACCCGGCCGGGGGCCTTGTCTCCGGTGCGCTGCCGCAGCAGGCCCCACCCTTGGGCGAGGATGCTCCGGTTCAGCCCGGCCTTGGCCGCTCGGCCGTTCTTGAGGTACTGGTCAGGATCGTCGGGGTCGGGCTTCGCCTTGGCCTTGGCGGTCATCGTCTTGATATTCAGCTTCTCGAACCGGACACGGTCGTACGAGCGGGCGAGCATGGTGCTGGTCTTCTCGCACCAGTCCTTACGCCGGTCGGCTTCGCGGGCTTTGAGGCGGGCAGTTTTGGCGTATTCGGCGGTCTTCTCCGGGCTGCCCTTTGGGGCACGTGCAGCGCGCCGCTGGTGCTTGCGGATCTGCGCCCGCTCTTTGGTCGTGAGCTGGGGGCAGTTCAGCTTCCGCCCGTCCGACAAGGCAGCGGTGATGTTCACACCCCGGTCGATACCGATGACCTCACCGGTACCGGGTGCCATGATTGGTTCGGGGACGACCGCGAACGCGATGTGCCACTGCCCGTTACGGAAGGTGACCCGGAACGTCTTGGCATCGGGTAGCCCGACGCGGGTGAGGCGGAAGCGGACCCAGCCGCATCCGGGCACCTTTACCTGCGCCCACCGCCGGTTCAACTTCTGCACCACGACCGAGCGGCCCATCACCTGCTTGCCAGTTTGTGCGTTCAGCTTCGGCGATCCGTCTTCGTTGCACTCGGGCACGCGCCCGGTGCCGATGACGCGGAAGCCTTCGTGGCGGAACTTCTTGCGCCAGGTCGGCTCACCGAATCCGGAGGTGAAGCGGGCGTTCTTGGCCTTGGCAAAGTCGTTCAGGGCCTGCTGCTGCACGTCCACGTTCCCGGCGCCCAACCACTCGTTGTCTCGCCGGGCTTCGGTGAGCTGGCGGCACTGTTCCGCAAATCCGGGCGCGCACTTGCGCCACCGGCGCCAGTGCGAGTGCTGCTCAACGGCAAGGTTCCAGACGTACCGCGCGTGCGCGCAGTGCGTGAGCATCCGCTCGGCCTGCGCGGGCGACGGATACATCCGGAAACGTGACATGCCACGAACCTAGACACCCCGTTCCTCACCCGCCCACGCCTTCTACCAACATCACCCGTGAGAGTGACCGGCAATGCTTTCGCGATCCAGGACGCCCCCCGCCCACCAAGCCATCAACCCGCCACCACGAACAGCTCCAGGTCGGCCTCACCGCCGTCCCGCGACGCCGAATCACCCTGACGGCGATTCGGCTTTCCCCTGGCTGGCAAGCAAGGTGGCACGGGGCGTTCGCGCCAACGCAGCCCCCGGGGACAGCGCCGACCCGGTGGGAGCTGCGGTTCTCGGCGCCCGACGGGGCAGGGGTCGTGTAGGGAGTGTGTCGCCGCGTTCACGTGGGGACTGCCGCTTAAGGTTCAGGGCCCTTGCGCCCCGGCCGGGTCGGCGTCGCGCCGGGGCGTACGCCTTCCGGTACGGGCGTCGCGCCGTGCCTTGCGGTAGCGCTCTGACAGGATGTCCAGCTGCGGGCACTGGCCCGTGGCCTTCCCGTCCCTGTCGCGAAACGCGCGGCAGTCCGGGCAGCCGATGCCATGCGTGAGCAGCGCGTCGTACGCTGCCTCGACCAAGGGCGTCATGGGCGCTCACCTCGTGACCGGGCGTTGGCGGCTGCCACGCCCGCGCTGAGTACTTCGTGCGGGCGAAGGGAGCGGAGCTTGTCCGGCTCGGCTTCCCATTCCCGGCCTCCGCCGATCGGTCGTAGCTGTACGGACGGGCCGATGAAGTCCATGACCTTGCCGACTCTTCCGCGGCTGGTGTCCTCGACCGTATCGCCCACCGCTGGCTGGTACATGGTCACCGCCTCCGCTTCCGGCGTGGCGGTCGGGGGTGGTGGGCGCGGATCAGGACGTTGCAGTCGGAGACCCGTGACCAGTCGCCGCCGGCCTTGGCGGCTGCCCGCTGGGCGGCCAGCCTGGCGCACCGCTGGCAGTCGTCCGGCGGCTTGGGCTCCTCACCTGGGAGCCCGAGCACAATGGGCGGCTCCGGCACTGTCTGCTGCTTCGGGCCCCTGCCTGGCATGCGGTAACCCCTTGGTCTCGACGGTTTGTTGAGCTCAACCGACGGTAGGAGGCAAGGGGTAACCGAAGTACCACAGTCTGTAGTACTTGTGTCACACGACGCCGAGCCGAATACCCAGCTCCATCAGCTCACCCCGCCGCTTGGTACGGATCATCGTGCCCACCGTCTCCCGCACTCCGGCGTGCGCCCGCGTCGCCTGTGGGGCCAGCTTCTCCGCGTTCAGGAACGCCCTCAGCGCTTCGTCTCGCTGCCCGTTGTAGAAGTAGGCGCGCCCGAAGTCGATGTAGAAGTGGGAGCGCCGTTCCCGTGAATAGTCCGCCGGCAGTCGGATCTTCTCCGCGCAGGTGACCGCGTCCTTGCCGCGACCCAGCTCGACCGGCAGCGACACCGACCACAGGGCCGCGTTGGTGGGCCCGAACTGTAGCTGCCAGTCGTTCCGGTCCTCCCCGAGTTCTGCGGCGGCCTGCTGGGCGTGGCCGAGGTGGCGGACCGCAGCCGCCGAATCTTTCGCCCGAGCCAAGTTCAAGGAAGCCTTCAGGTGGAACGCCCCCTTCAGCGAGACCGTCGCCGGGCCGGGCGACGGAATGGTGCCCAGCTCGGTGAGCGCGCCGTCGATGATGGCGCCGGCTTCGTCGTGCTCGCCGATGGTGAGGAACTCTCCTGCGTCGTACCAGGATGCGGCCAGAACGCGCAGCGGGTCGCCCGTTTCGCGGGACGCCCAGACCACGCGCTCGGTGGCGAGGGTGGCGTCGCTGGAGTGCCCCAGCTTGTACAGGTACTGCATGGCGCACTCGTAACCGGACGCGAGGAGCCCGAATACGATGCGCCGCTCGTCGCCTGTGGTGAGTTCGGCGGCGACTTGGAGGTCTCGCAGCAGTCCAGGCAGCCCAATACCGGACTGGGTGAGGGCCGCGGCCTGCCGGAAACCGTTGGCCTCGGCGACTCGGCGGCGCAGATCTGCCAAGTCCACAGCGGCGGCTTCTGCATCGGTGGGTCGGGCCGGTCGTCCGTGGCGCATCAACGACCGTCGTACGGCGGCTACCGAGGCGACGGCGGTCTGTCCGTCGCGGTCGGCCTGGGCGGGCACGTAGGGGGCTCCGGTGATTTCGGTGGGGTGGCAGTCGAGGGCTTGGGCGAATGCGAGGACGACAGCCGCGCGGTCGAGGCTGCGCAGGCCCTGTTCGAAGTGGCGGATCGCCGAGAGGCTGTAGCCGGATTCGAGGGCAAGACGCTGTTGTGTCCAGCGGTGCCTTTTGCGGAGGCGGGCGAGGCGTTGCCCGTTGGACTCGGCGATGTCGACGGTGTGGGCCATAACTGGTCTCCAGTTCCTTGCTTCGACACTTGGAACGGTACGCCAAACGGGCGATGGTGCGCCCAGGAAGACTTCTGCGGGCATGAGTCCGCGCACTCCCCAACACCCCACATGCTACGGCTGGCTGATCGCCGACACCGTCCCCGAGGACATGCCCCGGGCGGTCGACGTCCCTGTCCGGCTGGTGTGGCCCGTGTGCTCCTCTCGCTGACCGGCTGCGCGGTCGTACGATGTCAGGTCACTTACGCGAGCGATCAGCCGAGTCGCCAACAATCCCAAAAACGGTGCCGAAGCGGAAGATTGGCGATCATCCGGCCGGTGACATGGCGTATGGGCCTACTGTCCGTGCAGAGTCCCGGCCCTCACGGGAAGATCCTCACGGGAAGGCTGTCCCATGACGACCCAGCACCGCGCGGAGCGCACCGTGCCCGTCGAGCGGCTGCGGCTGGGGGATCACGCGTGTATGGGGCCGGCGGACATCGAGGGCGCCGGTGAGTCGCCGTGGAAGGTGTTCACCGCCTACACCCGGACGAGCCTGGCGCGTGGCGAGAAGGTCCTGCTGGTCATGGACCCGGACGACCTGAGCGACGACGAGGTGGTCGCGCTGCTGGACCGGGGCAGCGGCCAGGTCGTGGCGGCTCGGGCCGGCGGTCAGCTGTCGCTCAAACGCAACACGGAGATCTACGCCCCCGACGGCCGCTTCGAGGAGCGGCGCACGATCGACACCTACGCCTCCGAGGTCGACCGTGCCTGCGACGAGGGCTGGGCGGGGCTGCGGGTCACCGCCGACATGAGCTGGGCGCCCCGGATGAACCTCGGCCACGACCGGCTGCTCGACTACGAGGCCTCGGTGGCACCGCTGTTCGCGGACCCGCTGTTCACCGCGATCTGCTGGTACGACCGCCAGCGCTTCGACGACGAGCTGACGGACCGGGTCGGCAAGGTCCATCCGATGCGGGTCATGGAACGCCTCGACTCCCTGGAGGTCACCGAGACCCCGGACGGCGGACGGATCGCCGGTACGGCCGAGCTGAGCACCCGCACCGAGTTCGTCGAGGCGCTGCGCGAGGCGCTGGAGCGGCGGGGCGCCTCGGGCCCCAGCCACTTCGTCCTCGACCTGCGGGACCTGTGTTTCATGGAGGCCCACTGCGCCTGGCAGTTGATCAGCCTCGCCGCGTCGCTCCCTCCGGGTAGTGAAGTCACCGTGCGCTGCGGCGAGTTGCTGGGGCTGGTGCTGGAGCAGTTGGGCGCCGGTGAGGTGCCGCAGCTGCTGGTCAGCGTGGAGGGTGAGGGGCACGGGGGCGAGGCCGGGTGAGCGAGGGGCCGCGACTGCGGAGCGAGTTCCGTCAGGCCGAACTCCCCTTGGTGCGCGCGCTGGTCGAGGAGGCCGCGCTCCGGGCCCGGTTCACCACCACCGCCAAGGGCGCCTTCACACAGGCCGCGTTGGAGATCTGTACGTACGCGGTGGTCCACGGGGTCGGCCCGGCTGTCATCCGACTCCGTGTGCTGGAAGGCGAGTTGCGCTGCGAGGTGACGTACGACGGGGCCGCCCCCGCTGCCGGACCGCACGACGACGGGCACGGGCTGCGGCTCGCCGAGTCGCTGATCGCCGGTCTCGGCGCCCCCGGCCGTATCGGCGGCCACCGCACACCCCGGGGCGCCACGGTCACGCTGTCGGCCCCGCTGCCGAACCCGGTGCGTACGCTCCCGGTCCCGCTGCCCGTCACAGTCCCGCCCGCGCGCTGAACCAGGCCGCCACCTGACTGCGATTGTGGAAACCCAGCTTCACCAGGATGCGTTCGACGTGGCCCTCGGCGGTGCGGCGGGCGATGACCAGATGGTCGGCGATCTGTTTGTTGGTACGGCCCTGGGCGACGAGGGCGGCGACCTGGAGTTCACGGCGGGTGAGCGGCACCGGGTCGGCGACCGGGGCGGTGACGTGGGCCGGACTCTTCGCCGAGGCCAGGGCATGGGCGTGGGGGTGGGCGTGGGTGTGGGCCGGTCCCCCGGCCGGGAGGGCGCCTTCGAGGGAGCCCTCGTGGGCGCCTTCGAGGGAGCCTGCGTGCGGGCCGGTCGGGAGACCCGACGGGAGAAGCCGGGGGTTCCGGCCCACGGCGGCCCCGGCCGCCGCGCCGGAGGCCGCTCCCGATCCGGACGCCGAGCCGTCCCGTCGGCCGTCCGGTCTCGGCGCGGCGGCCGGGACCGTACGCCGCCCGCCCGTCCGCCCGCCCGTCCGCGAGGCCGCCGCCGGGCCCTCCCGCCGGCCGCCCGCCCGCGCCCCGGGGGCCGTGCTCTCCCCCGGCTCGCCCAGCGCGTACGCGACGGCCTGTTCCGGTGTGAGACGGCCGCCCCGGCGCTGGGCCAGGGCGTAGGCGTGGTCGCCGAGCGCGTGCCGGGCGTGGTGTTCGGCGGCGCGGGGGCGGCCCGGCCGGAGGGCGTCCATGGGGTTGCCGCCGATGTCGTGCCAGATGCGGTCGACCGCGCCGCGCAGCACCCCGGCCCGTTCGGCGTCGCCCGCGAGGGCCTCGGCGGCGGCGAGCAGATCGAGGGTGCGGGCGAGACTCTGGTACTGGCGCACGGTGTACGGCAGCCGCAGACAGGCGCGGGCGTGCTCGGCGGCCCGGTCGTAGCTCCCGGCCGACCAGTGCGCGAGGGCGAGGGTGCGCAGCGCCCAGGAGCGGGCCCACTGTTCGCCGTGGGCCTCGCAGAGGGCGACGGCCTCGGCGCACAGCGGGATCGCCTCGGCGGCGCGGCCCCGGCTGACGAGGGAGCAGGCCAGCTCGACCCGGGTGAGGACGACGAAGACGGTGGAGGCGCGGGCCCGGACCGGGGCGAGGGCACCGGCGGGGACCGGCGGGGGCGCGGGCACCGGGAGTTCCGCGTCGGCGGCGGCTGCGGTCCGTACCGGGTCGAGGCCGGCCAGGACGGCGGCGGAGCGGCTGTGCACCAGGGAGGTCAGGGCGCCCGCCCACATGGCACGGGTCAGACCGGCGTCGGGTCGGGCCCCGGCGCGCAGGGCGCCGTCCATCCAGTGCCGGCCCTCGCCCCAGATGCCGCCCGCGACCCAGTGGAACCACAGCCCGGCGGCCAGCCGCAGCCCGTGCTGGG of Streptomyces phaeolivaceus contains these proteins:
- a CDS encoding FkbM family methyltransferase, whose product is MTTLAARLAPLLPDRLVAATARLVYPRFEPELARLDELCPPWCVTAVDVGGWYGPWTRRLAERAERVVTVEPVPRLARLLASSAPANVRVVQAAASDEPGTARLWLPPGDDGGRGLSSLVRRDIHGRALDVGRVALDGLGLTDVGFIKIDVDGNEMAVLRGASGILACDRPALFVELEARIQPIAPVVDHLADLGYAGWVLPAGTWIPLVPAALEAHQARTSHLASQGLLRRVLPFAGARYVNSVLFLPDGRRPGEPTPVSGAVRDHGPHVLREAPRPR
- a CDS encoding RNA-guided endonuclease InsQ/TnpB family protein; amino-acid sequence: MSRFRMYPSPAQAERMLTHCAHARYVWNLAVEQHSHWRRWRKCAPGFAEQCRQLTEARRDNEWLGAGNVDVQQQALNDFAKAKNARFTSGFGEPTWRKKFRHEGFRVIGTGRVPECNEDGSPKLNAQTGKQVMGRSVVVQKLNRRWAQVKVPGCGWVRFRLTRVGLPDAKTFRVTFRNGQWHIAFAVVPEPIMAPGTGEVIGIDRGVNITAALSDGRKLNCPQLTTKERAQIRKHQRRAARAPKGSPEKTAEYAKTARLKAREADRRKDWCEKTSTMLARSYDRVRFEKLNIKTMTAKAKAKPDPDDPDQYLKNGRAAKAGLNRSILAQGWGLLRQRTGDKAPGRVVDVPAPYTSLRCSACGWIDKNSRKSQAEFVCSSCGFACNADTNASINIAAGQGGIPRPRRTAGAGGTTPRKGSSVREPQPNRVGIPLF
- a CDS encoding helix-turn-helix domain-containing protein — its product is MAHTVDIAESNGQRLARLRKRHRWTQQRLALESGYSLSAIRHFEQGLRSLDRAAVVLAFAQALDCHPTEITGAPYVPAQADRDGQTAVASVAAVRRSLMRHGRPARPTDAEAAAVDLADLRRRVAEANGFRQAAALTQSGIGLPGLLRDLQVAAELTTGDERRIVFGLLASGYECAMQYLYKLGHSSDATLATERVVWASRETGDPLRVLAASWYDAGEFLTIGEHDEAGAIIDGALTELGTIPSPGPATVSLKGAFHLKASLNLARAKDSAAAVRHLGHAQQAAAELGEDRNDWQLQFGPTNAALWSVSLPVELGRGKDAVTCAEKIRLPADYSRERRSHFYIDFGRAYFYNGQRDEALRAFLNAEKLAPQATRAHAGVRETVGTMIRTKRRGELMELGIRLGVV
- a CDS encoding MEDS domain-containing protein; translation: MTTQHRAERTVPVERLRLGDHACMGPADIEGAGESPWKVFTAYTRTSLARGEKVLLVMDPDDLSDDEVVALLDRGSGQVVAARAGGQLSLKRNTEIYAPDGRFEERRTIDTYASEVDRACDEGWAGLRVTADMSWAPRMNLGHDRLLDYEASVAPLFADPLFTAICWYDRQRFDDELTDRVGKVHPMRVMERLDSLEVTETPDGGRIAGTAELSTRTEFVEALREALERRGASGPSHFVLDLRDLCFMEAHCAWQLISLAASLPPGSEVTVRCGELLGLVLEQLGAGEVPQLLVSVEGEGHGGEAG
- a CDS encoding ATP-binding protein yields the protein MSEGPRLRSEFRQAELPLVRALVEEAALRARFTTTAKGAFTQAALEICTYAVVHGVGPAVIRLRVLEGELRCEVTYDGAAPAAGPHDDGHGLRLAESLIAGLGAPGRIGGHRTPRGATVTLSAPLPNPVRTLPVPLPVTVPPAR
- a CDS encoding LuxR C-terminal-related transcriptional regulator, which codes for MTSIVGGSEPRRTSGFPAELTSFVGRRDEAADVRRLLSAGRLLTLTGPGGVGKTRLAGHVAGQVARAFPDGVWLVPLAAHSDEAFVPHAVNDALGVRNETVRPPLEILVDHLRERRLLIVLDNCEHLLRSCAILAQAVLAATEGVRILATSRHRLGLAGEQLFEVPPLPAPAPEELSPATSAAAVESFPALRLFADRAAAVVPGFTVGEANQQAVARLCRRLDGLPLAIELAAVRVRALGVDQLVERLDDRYQLLTCGSPTSAPRHRTLRSAVDWSHELCTPQEQLVWAWLSVFVGGFDLAAAEAVCAGEDSGTGERIAPCAVLDAVAGLVDKSVLVREEHAGQVRYRLLVSLRDYGLEKLHDLGEATDTRRRHRDHFARLGAEYEQAWFGPDQVEITERIRIDQDNFRAALDFCLTTPGEAQHGLRLAAGLWFHWVAGGIWGEGRHWMDGALRAGARPDAGLTRAMWAGALTSLVHSRSAAVLAGLDPVRTAAAADAELPVPAPPPVPAGALAPVRARASTVFVVLTRVELACSLVSRGRAAEAIPLCAEAVALCEAHGEQWARSWALRTLALAHWSAGSYDRAAEHARACLRLPYTVRQYQSLARTLDLLAAAEALAGDAERAGVLRGAVDRIWHDIGGNPMDALRPGRPRAAEHHARHALGDHAYALAQRRGGRLTPEQAVAYALGEPGESTAPGARAGGRREGPAAASRTGGRTGGRRTVPAAAPRPDGRRDGSASGSGAASGAAAGAAVGRNPRLLPSGLPTGPHAGSLEGAHEGSLEGALPAGGPAHTHAHPHAHALASAKSPAHVTAPVADPVPLTRRELQVAALVAQGRTNKQIADHLVIARRTAEGHVERILVKLGFHNRSQVAAWFSARAGL